The following coding sequences are from one Kosakonia sp. H02 window:
- the ygfZ gene encoding tRNA-modifying protein YgfZ yields MAFTPFPPRQPTASARLPLTLMTLDDWALATITGADSEKYLQGQVTADVSTMAAEQHLLAAHCDSKGKMWSNMRLFHYKDGFAWILRRSVRDMQLRELKKYAVFSKVAIAPDDEHVLLGVAGFQARAALANLFTTLPDSEKQVVQEGETTLLWFAHPAERFLLVTDVASAEAVTEKLRGEAQLNNSQQWLALNIEAGLPVIDEPNSAQFIPQATNLQALGGISFKKGCYTGQEMVARAKFRGANKRALWYLAGAASRAPEAGEDLELKMGENWRRTGTVLASAQLDDGRVIVQVVMNNDMEPGSVFRVRDDANTLSIEPLPYSLEE; encoded by the coding sequence ATGGCTTTTACTCCATTTCCTCCGCGCCAGCCGACCGCCTCGGCTCGTCTGCCGCTGACGCTTATGACCCTTGATGACTGGGCCCTGGCGACCATCACCGGTGCTGACAGTGAGAAATACCTGCAAGGCCAGGTAACAGCAGATGTCTCAACGATGGCGGCTGAACAGCACCTGCTGGCGGCGCACTGTGATTCTAAAGGCAAAATGTGGAGCAATATGCGGTTGTTCCACTATAAAGACGGGTTCGCATGGATTTTGCGCCGCAGCGTGCGTGACATGCAGCTTCGCGAACTGAAAAAATATGCCGTCTTCTCCAAAGTCGCCATTGCGCCTGACGACGAGCATGTCCTGCTCGGTGTGGCCGGTTTTCAGGCTCGCGCCGCGCTGGCAAACCTGTTTACAACGCTGCCGGACAGCGAAAAGCAGGTTGTTCAGGAGGGTGAAACGACCCTGCTGTGGTTTGCGCATCCCGCCGAGCGCTTCCTGCTGGTCACCGATGTAGCCAGCGCAGAAGCGGTCACCGAGAAACTGCGCGGCGAAGCACAGCTCAACAATAGCCAGCAGTGGCTGGCGTTGAATATCGAAGCGGGTTTGCCGGTAATTGATGAGCCGAACAGCGCGCAGTTTATCCCGCAGGCAACCAACCTTCAGGCGCTGGGCGGAATTAGCTTTAAAAAAGGGTGCTATACCGGGCAGGAAATGGTCGCTCGCGCGAAATTCCGCGGTGCCAATAAACGTGCGCTGTGGTATCTGGCAGGAGCCGCCAGCCGTGCGCCGGAGGCGGGTGAAGATCTGGAGCTGAAGATGGGCGAAAATTGGCGTCGTACCGGAACCGTGCTGGCTTCGGCACAACTGGATGACGGGCGAGTGATCGTTCAGGTGGTGATGAACAACGATATGGAGCCAGGCAGCGTATTTCGCGTACGCGATGATGCCAATACCTTAAGCATCGAACCGCTGCCCTATTCGTTGGAAGAGTAA